A genomic region of Rhipicephalus sanguineus isolate Rsan-2018 chromosome 3, BIME_Rsan_1.4, whole genome shotgun sequence contains the following coding sequences:
- the LOC119386309 gene encoding activity-regulated cytoskeleton-associated protein-like, whose amino-acid sequence MIGSPLGARERSPDPQRLEPGELTPVHQRANRRLRGDPPEFGPLPTAPATQASSTANERTMASPVTSELIVSPPCMPEPFHDDTYEDVEDWLEHFERVANINGWDEARKLSRMYFALEDAARTWYENHEAVIPTWQEFRRHLVATYASTDRREKAENALQSRNQRTNESVGMYIEDMSRLFRRADPNMTEEKKLRHLMRGVKQDLFAGLVRNPPRTVAEFRSEATTIERALQQRSRR is encoded by the coding sequence AGAGAGCGGAGCCCTGACCCTCAGCGATTGGAGCCTGGTGAACTGACTCCAGTACACCAGCGTGCAAACCGCCGCCTCCGAGGAGACCCGCCTGAATTTGGACCGCTCCCTACTGCTCCGGCAACACAGGCATCGTCCACTGCCAACGAAAGAACGATGGCCAGCCCGGTGACATCCGAACTCATCGTGTCCCCACCGTGCATGCCTGAGCCCTTCCACGATGATACGTAcgaagatgtggaggactggtTGGAACACTTCGAGCGGGTGGCGAACATCAACGGCTGGGACGAGGCAAGAAAACTGAGCCGCATGTACTTCGCGTTGGAGGATGCAGCGAGGACatggtatgaaaaccacgaagCGGTGATACCGACCTGGCAAGAGTTTCGACGACATCTGGTCGCTACGTATGCCAGCACCGATCGTCGAGAGAAGGCAGAGAATGCTCTCCAGTCCAGAAACCAGCGCACGAACGAGAGCGTTGGCATGTATATCGAGGACATGTCCCGCCTTTTCAGACGCGCCGATCCGAACATGACCGAAGAGAAAAAACTGCGTCacctgatgcgaggagtcaaacaggacttATTCGCAGGGTTGGTTCGCAACCCACCACGCACCGTTGCCGAGTTCCGCAGCGAAGCCACGACCATAGAGCGCGCATTGCAGCAGCGCTCCCGTCGCTAG